The Porphyrobacter sp. HT-58-2 genome segment GACGCGCGAGGAAGTTGCCGCCCAGCGAGTTGTTGGCGCTGTTGAAGTCGATGAAGGCCTGATCGCCCGCATCAAGCGGGGTGACCTGTGCGCCAACAATGATGCTTTGCGGCGAGTTGGGGCGGTTAACGAGGATGATGCGGTTGCCCTCGGCCGCGGTGGTGGCGGCGAATTGCTTGGTTCCCTTGGCGCTTGCGGGAGCCTTCCAATCGCCGAACACCGCGTTGAGTTCCTTCATCACCTCGGCCAGCGGACGATCGGAAATGACGAAGACCTCGCCATTGTCGGGACGGATCCAGCTGTCCTTGAAAGCGATCAGATCATCGCGAGTGATGCTGCCGACACTCTCCACCGTGCTGACACCACCATAGGGGGTTTCCGCACCGAACAGTTCCGGGGTCAGGGTGCGCTGCGCAATGCCCTGCGGCGACTTCATCTGCTGGCGCAGGCTGACGATGGTCTGATTGCGCACGCGCTCCAGATCGTCAGGGTTGAAGGCCGGCTCGCGCATGATCTGGCGCATCAGGTCGAGGCTGGGAGCAAGGTTGGCGGTCAGCGCTGAAAGGGTGAAGGTCGAACGGTCATCGCCGCCGCCGACCGAGATGGTCGCGCCCAGACGTTCCTTCGCCTCGGCGATCTGCTGCGAGGTAAGCTTGGCAGTGCCTTCGTTATAGAGCGACAGCGTCAGACCTTCCAGACCCGCCTTGTCGGCCGGATCAGCCGCGCTTCCGGCATCAAAGCTCATCGCCACATAGGTCGCCGGCACCGCCGTACGGCGCGCATAGGTGACCTTCATCCCGTTGTTCAGCGTTGCACGCTCGATCGCGGGGAAATCGAGTTCGGCGACGCTGTCGACCGGCGGCTTGGGACGCTCGACCGAAACGCTGATGGTTTCGGCCGCACGATCACGCTCGGAGGCATTGGCGCCATCGGCCTTGACCGAGGCCGCTTCCTCATAGGTGGCATCGCGCGGGCCGGGCTCCAGCACCACGGTCATCGCCGGACGGGTCATCCAGCGGGCCATCGCGTCCCGGACTTCAGCGGGCGTAAGTTTGGCGAGGGTTTCGAACTCCGTGGCGTAAAAGGCGGGATCGCCGGTCATCACACGCCCTTCAGCAAGGGTCTGGGCCTTGCCGGTGAAGCCGCCGACCTGTTCGAGACCGCGGATCGTCCGGGCAAGCGTGCTGGTGACTGCACGGCGCACTTCGTCTTCAGTCGGGCCTTCGGTGATCAGCCGCGCCACCACTTCGTCCATGCGCTTCTCGAGAGTTGCCAGTTCGACGCCCTGCTTGAGAGTGCCGCTGACGCTGAGGATGCCGATGCGCTGGAAGGCTGAGTTGCTGGCGGAAACGCCAACCGCCAGCTGCTCGTCGCGGACCAGCTCCTGATCGAGACGGCTCGATGCCAGGCCCCCGAGGATCGAAGCGCCCACTTCAAGCGCGATACGGTCCTTGCCGGTAAGGCCTTCGACAGCCCAGTAACGGGTGATGCTTGTGGCAGCGACCTGATCCTTGAAGGTCTTGCGCACCGGCTCGGCGAGGGTGGGGACATCGGCCATCGCCGGTTCGTTGACCGGGCCGCGTGCGATCGCGCCGAAATACTTTTCGACGAGCGGGCGCGCTTCGGCAGCGGAAATATCGCCTGCAATCACCAAGGTCGCGTTGTTGGGGCCGTAATTGTCACGGAACCAGTTGCGCACGTCCTCCATCGAGGCAGCGTCGAGATCTGCCATCGAACCGATCGTCGAGTGGCGATAGGGGTGGCCTTCAGGGAACAGGGTCTTCAGCACCTCGTAGAACACGAGCCCGCCGGGCTGGTTGTCGCCCTGGCGCTTTTCGTTCTGCACCACGCCGCGCTGGTTATCGAGCTTCTCCTGCGTCACCGCGCCGAGCAGGTAGCCCATGCGGTCGCTCTCCAGCCACAGGGCGCGCTCCAGCGCGGGACGCGGCACGGTCTGGAAATAGTTGGTGCGGTCAAACCAGGTGGTGCCGTTGAAATCGGTTCCGCCAATCTCGGCAAGATACTGGAAGTAATCATCCGGCGCGTTTTCCGAGCCGTTGAACATCAGGTGTTCGAACAGGTGCGCAAAGCCGGTCTTGCCCTTGGGCTCGTCCTTGGAACCGACATTGTACCACACGGTCACATTGACGATCGGCGCCTTGCGATCCTCATGCACCAGCACCTTGAGACCGTTGGCGAGATCGAATTCCTCGTAAGGAATTTTTACCTGAGAGACGAGCGCCGGAAGATCGGCGGTCGGCTGGGGAGTGGTGGCGGCTGCCGTGGGAGCTCCCTGAGCCAGTGCAGGGGTCAAGGGGGCGGCAATCGCAAGCGCAAGCGCTGACAGGCTGGCGGCAGCAAAACGATAGGTCATGGACAAAGGCTCCAGTGGTGAATTCAGGTTGAAGACGAGAGCGTTAACGCGCGCTGGTGACGGTGCGGCGACTGCTGGCTTTTGCCAGCAGATCATCGCGCCAGAAATACACGGGCTTCAGCCGGTGATCGACGAACAGCCGCATCTGGTCGGTGTAATGCGGACTTCGGGGCCGGGTGGTGGCCGCTCCGAAGGGCTGGACCGAACGTGAGGTAACGCGCTGGCCGGGCTGCCATTCGATCCACATGATGAAGCTGTCCCCGTGCTTGAGGCTGAGGCGGCCATCTTCTGCGACATCCCAGGTGGTCGAAGCGCGCAAGGTGTCCGATCCGCCGTCGAGCGGCAGGTCAAGCCCGCCCTGCCTCAGTCGCAGAAGTTCGCCCATTGGCGGATCGAGCCGCCCGAAATGGGTCATCAGGTGATCGCTTGCCGCGCCGAGCTTTTCGGTCACGTCCGGGAACGGCTTGTTCGAATAGTCGGCGGACATGAAATCGCGGATCACCAGCAGGGCGAGCGCGTCGGCGCGGCCCTTGCCGTCAGCAGTGAAATCCCAGGACAGCAGCAGATCGCGCGCCTCGGCAAGCCGCCCGCGCGCTTCCATCGTCTCCAGCCCGTCAAACAACCGCGCAACATAGCCCAGCCGTTCATAGCCGGTGTCATACTTGATTGCCTCCAGAGTCTTGCGGTCAAGCACCCTGGCTTCCGAAAGCAGCTTGTAGGCGCGCCATGAGCGGTTGGTCTGCTTCAGTTCAATACCCATCACCGGCGAGAACGCCTGAGGGTCAAGATCGCTCCCGCTGCCTGCTGCGGTGAAAGGGGTGTTGTTCGAATTGTAGAGCCAGCCACTTGCCGGGTTCACGATCCGGGGCAGGGCAGCGTAATCGACTGCGCCCTGCCAGATCAGATCGCTGCGGTCGCCGGGCAGAACCGAGCGCCAGTTGGCCTCGACACCTTCGGGCCGAGCCGGGATCGCGGCATTGTAGACATAGGCGATGGTGCCGGTCTTGTCGGCATAGATGAAGTTGGTTGAAGGGATCGCAAGGCGTGCCAGTTGCGCTTCCCACTCTTCGAAGCTGGTTGCCTTGTTGATGCGGTAATAGGCATCGAGCTGCTCCAGCCGCCCGATTCCGCCATAGCGGATCGCGAAGGCACCTTTGTCGTTGCGGATCACAGGCCCGTGGACTGAACGCAGCACCTCGCGCCGGATCGGCAGCACCACGGGGCCAACCTTGACCGGAAGCGTCACCCACCTGCTTTCGAGATCGCGCCATTCCCCGTCGAGCCGGTAGTGCATCCCGCTCTCGTCAACCTCCAGTTGATAGACGTCGATCATGTCGGGGGTGTTGACTGTGTTGGTCCAACCCAGATGTTCGTTGTGACCAAGGAAGGGGAAGGGCGATCCGGGGAAATTCGCTCCGGCAAAATGCCAGCCCTCGCCGCTTTCCACGACAAGTTCGTACCACGCCACGCCGCCACGCAGCGGTTGGTGCGAGTTCGAGATCAAGGTGGTTGTCCCGCCGCCTTTCTGCGGAGCGACCGCGAAGGCATTGGAGCCAAGGTGCTCCGCATCCTCGCCCAGCGGCAGGACCAGTGCGCGCGCCTGCTGCCGGGCTGTGGCGGGGGCCGGCGCGGCCACTGGGAGCGGATCGCGCGGGAAGCCGGGAATATCGGGGCCATGTTCGCGGCGCAGGTCCTCTCCAGCCACCAGAGGGCCGATCACGCTGTCGAGACCGAAGAAGAACGGCTGGCGCAGCGCGAAACCAGCGGCCACGTCGATCCCGGCGACCGGGAACAGGTTGGCAAGCTTCACCTCGCCGGGGTGTTTGGCGGCATATTGGTTGAGGCCCGCGGCATAGGCCTCGAACAGCGCGCGGGTATCGGCTGGCAGCTTTGGGTATTCGCGTTCTGCCGTGCCGCGCGCATCGATCAGGTGGTAGACATAGTCGACCCTCGCCCCGTCTTCGCCCGCAATCGCGCCGTAGCGTCCGCGCGCCATGGCAACCACGTCCTGCAAGGTGAAGAAATCATCCTCGGCATGGGCGATGGCGACGCCGTAAGCTGTGTCGGCGTCTGTCTTGCCGTAGATGTGCGGCACACCGAAATCGTCCCGGATGATCTCGGCGGAATAGACGCGGCCTTGTCCGGGCGCGTTGGCCGCGCTGGCGAAGAACGGTTCCCAGCTGGCGAGTCCCACCACCGCCAGCACAAGCACCCCCACCAGCGCAAAGGCGCCGCGCTTCACCCAGATCATGACGGATGTCTCTCCCAAACCGCAGGCTGCGTTGTTGCGCGCAGGAGGTGGGAGGTCAAGGCTTGCGGTCTTCGCAACAGGCCCCTTGCCATGGCTGCCGATCAAACCCACCTATTTCAGTAACACACCTGCCGCGCGATTTTTGCACGACGGGACTTGTGTTGCCAATGTGCAACACTATCTGATGACGGCAACCTTTGGAGGGGTTAGACGATCATGAATCTCGAAAAGTTCACCGACCGCGCGAAGGGCTTCCTGCAAGCCGCGCAGACTGTCGCGATCCGCCTCAATCACCAGCGCATTACCCCGCTGCATATCGCCAAGGCTCTGCTGGAAGACAGCGAGGGCATGGCCGCCGGCCTGATTCAGCGCGCAGGTGGACAGGCCCCGCTGGCAGCGACTGCGGTGGATGCCGGCCTGTCGAAGATCCCGGCGGTGACCGGCAGCGGCGCTCAGGCGACCCCTGGACTCGACAATGATGCAGTGCGTCTGCTCGATTCTGCCGAACAGCTCGCCGACAAGGCGGGCGATTCCTATGTCACCGTAGAACGGATGCTGACCGCGCTCGCCCTGTCACAGGGCGCGGCAGGCGAGGCCTTGAAGGCGGCAGGTGTCACCCCGCAGAACCTCAACACCGCCATCGAACAGCTGCGCGGCGGCAAGCGCGCGGATAGCGCCGGGGCGGAAAGCACCTATGACGCGATGCAAAAATTCGCGCGCGACCTCACCAAGGCGGCGCGCGACGGCAAGCTTGATCCGGTGATCGGCCGCGACGAGGAAATCCGCCGCACCATCCAGATCCTCGCCCGCCGGACCAAGAACAACCCCGCCCTGATCGGCGAACCCGGCACCGGCAAGACCGCGATTGCGGAAGGCCTCGCGCTGCGTATCGCCAATGGCGATGTCCCCGACAGCCTGAAGGGCCGCACGCTCATGAGCCTTGACATGGGGGCGCTGATCGCAGGTGCGAAGTATCGCGGCGAGTTCGAGGAGCGGCTCAAGTCGGTGCTCGACGAGGTCAAGCACGCCGAGGGCCAGATCATCCTGTTCATTGATGAAATGCACACCCTGATCGGCGCGGGCGCGAGCGAAGGCTCGATGGATGCCTCCAACCTGCTGAAGCCTGCGCTGAGCCGCGGCGAGTTGCACTGCATCGGCGCGACCACGCTCGACGAGTATCAGAAATATGTCGAGAAGGACCCCGCGCTCCAGCGGCGGTTCCAGCCTGTCTATATTGACGAACCGACCGTGGAGGATACGATCTCGATCCTGCGCGGTATCAAGGACAAGTACGAACTGCACCACGGCGTGCGCATCACCGACGGTGCGATCGTCGCCGCGGCGAAGCTGTCCGACCGCTACATCCAGAACCGCTTCCTGCCCGACAAGGCGATCGACCTGATGGACGAGGCCGCCAGCCGCATCCGCATGGAGGTGGAGAGCAAGCCCGAGGAGATCGAAGCACTCGACCGGCGGATTATCCAGCTCAAGATCGAGGAACAGGCGCTCCAGAAGGAGACTGACCAGAACTCGAAGGATCGGCTGGTCGCTCTGCGCGAGGAGCTGGCGAACCTCGAACAGCAGTCGGCGGAACTGACAACGCGCTGGCAGAACGAGCGCGACAAGATCGAGGCCGAGGGCAAGATCAAGGAACAGCTCGACGCGGCGCGGCTGGAGCTTGAACAGGCCCAGCGCGAGGGCGATCTCGCGAAGGCGGGTGAGCTGTCCTACGGCACGATTCCGGCGCTCGAAAAGCAGCTTGCCGAGGCGCAGGGGCAGGCGGCCAACGCGTTGCTGCGCGAGGAGGTGACTGAAGAGGATATCGCCGGTGTCGTCAGCCGCTGGACGGGCGTTCCGGTCGACAAGATGATGGAAGGCGAGCGCGAGAAGCTGCTCGACATGGAGAACATCCTCGGGCGTCGCGTGATCGGGCAGAGCCAGGCCATCGAAGCCGTCTCCAAGGCCGTGCGGCGCGCGCGCGCGGGTCTGCAAGACCCAGGCCGCCCGCTCGGCAGCTTCCTGTTCCTCGGCCCCACTGGCGTCGGCAAGACCGAGCTGACCAAGGCGCTCGCCGGGTTCCTGTTCGACGATGACAGCGCGATGGTGCGCATCGACATGAGCGAATTCATGGAGAAGCACGCCGTCGCCCGCCTGATCGGCGCGCCTCCGGGCTATGTCGGCTATGAAGAGGGCGGGGTCCTGACCGAAGCGGTGCGTCGCCGCCCCTATCAGGTGGTGCTGTTCGACGAGGTCGAGAAGGCGCATTCGGACGTCTTCAACGTGCTGTTGCAGGTGCTCGACGACGGCCGTCTGACGGACGGGCAGGGCCGGGTGGTGGACTTCAGCAACACGCTGATCATCCTCACCTCGAACCTCGGCAGCCAGTATCTCGCCAACCTGCCTGACGGGGCCGAGGTCGCCAGCGTCGAAAAGGACGTGATGGACGTGGTGCGCGGGCATTTCCGGCCGGAGTTCCTCAACCGGCTGGACGAGATCATCCTGTTCCACCGGCTCGCGCAGGAGCACATGGCGCCGATTGTCGAAATCCAGGTGGGCCGGGTGCAGAAGTTGCTCAGCGACCGCAAGATCACGCTCGATCTCACCGAAGCGGCGCTGCGCTGGTTGGGGCGGGTCGGCTATGACCCTGTCTATGGCGCAAGGCCGCTGAAGCGCGCGGTGCAGCGCTATCTGCAGGACCCGCTCGCCGAGATGCTGCTGGAGGGCAAGCTGCCCGATGGCGCCACGCTGGCGATCGACGAGGGCGACGGGCAGCTGACAATGCAGGTCGCCTGACGGGCGCACGTTGGTCTGTTGCGGCCAGCGCGCGGCCTTTAATCTTCTGAGCCAACAAAAAAAGGCCCCGGTTTCCCGGGGCCTTTCCTTTGTCCGTTTACCGAAGGATTAGAATTCCTTGGTGACGTTGACCGTAAACTGACGACCGAAGACGTCGTTACGGCTCGCCGGGATACAGAACCCGGCGCCGATCACCTGACAGCGACGGTCGAACAGGTTGCGCACCGCAACGTTGAAGCGGAAGTTGTCATCGGTCCGATAGAACATGTTCAGGTCGGCGGTGATGAAGTCTTCCAGCTTGTCGAACTGACGTGCGTCAGGCGTACGGTCAAACCGCGAGAGCAGCTGCTGACCGGTGTACTGGATCACCGAGCCGATGCCCCAGTTCTTGTTGGTGTAGTTCAGGGTGAACTGACCAGCCCAGGTCGGGTCGCCGACAACCGCGTCCGAACGGGCCGGAGCCACGCCGGTGATGTCGGTGACACGGTTCAGCACGACCTGCAGGTTACCCGCCATCTGAAGGTTACCCTTGATGCCGATGCCGTCGAGCGAGGTGCTGTAGAGCAGCGCGCCCTGAATGCCTTCGAAGTCGATGGCATTGCCGTTCACGAAGCCGGTGCGCACGCCCGGGTTGTTGGCGTCGGCGATAACTTCACCCAGCGAATCGCGGCGGATCAGCGAGCAGAACTGGTTGCCGTTGGCCGGATCAGCGGTGTTGAAGTTGTCGTTGTCGAAGCAGCCCGAGTTGATCTCGGCAGTCGTCAGCTGGGCAATCGGCCCGCTGATGGCGATGTTGATGTAATCGACCGTCAGCGAGAGGTTGCGGATGAAGCGCGGACGCAGGATCACGCCCAGGCTGTAGCTGTCGGCCTGCTCGTTCTCGAGCGCCGGGTTACCGCCGATCACGATCGGAACCGAAGCCTGAGCTGCCAGCTGCGGACGCCCGATGTTCGGGAAGGCAGCGAGGAAGGCAGCGCAGTTACGCTGACGCGCTTCGGGGTTCGGACCACCGGTGACCACACCCGGGATACACAGATCGGGGATGAAGCCGAACGCGTTGGCCTGCGGCAGGAACAGTTCGGTCAGCGCCGGAGCACGGAACGAACGGGTGAAGTTGCCGCGGAACTCGATATCCCGGATCGGCGCGATGCTACCACCGGCCGCCCACGAGAAGAACCCGCCGTTCACGGTGTTGTCGACGTAACGACCGCGACCGTAAACGATGGCCGATTCGATCAGCATGTCGTTTTCCGGCGTGATCAGCGGCACGAGGACTTCGCCGAAGACTTCGTTCAGGGTGAACTGACCCGAAATCGGCGTGATCGCAGCACCGCGACCGCGGCCGAGCCGTTCGAATTCCGACGGCAGGAACGCACCCTTTTCACGGCGGTATTCGTAACCGGCGTTCACGCTGACGTCATTGCCGTTCAGCTTGAACAGCGCGCCACCGAGGTTGGCGTTGAACACGATCTGTTCCATGTTCGTTTCGGTGACGTTGTCCGAAGTGACGTAGTCAAGCGCTTCGGGGCTGGCGAGCAGACCGAAGAAGTTGAACGGAACGCACTGCGAATCCGCGATCGGCGTGAAGCCCGACTGGACCGGGGTTCCGGTGAAGCCACCCGGAAGGTTGGCCGCACAGACGATCTGGCCCTGAGCGTTGGTGGCAACGTTGGTTGCGTTGGTGAAGTTCTGAACGTTGATGTCCTGACGGAAGTCGACAATGTTCGACTTGCCGTAGGTGAACGAGGTTTCCCAGTTCCAGTCGTTGTTGAACAGCTTGAAATCACCACGAGCGCCCAGCACGCCGCGCATGAATTCGGTTTCCGAGAAACCGGTGAGGTCGGCAAAGCCAACGTTCGCGCGCGAGATGGTGAAGTTGGTCACGCCAGCGTTCTGCAACACGCCGCGGGCCTGATCGGTCAGGAACGGGTTGTTGATGTTGAACGTGAGCGCGCTGCTCGGCCCGCCGAACAGCGGGGTGTTGAAGGTCGGCTGCTGCACCAACTCGTCAGCGCGCGAATCGAAGTACTGCGCTTCAACGAAGACGTTGATCTTGTCGGTCACGTCATAGTTGGCGAACAGGTTGGCACCGAAACGACGCAGGTCCGAGGTCAGCTGGCCGAAGTCAGAGAACTGGAAGCCGTCGCCGCCGAAGCCGCGGATACCCTGAGCAGCGGTACCTGCGATGTTGAGCGGACGAGTCCCGACGTTGAAGGGAACCAGGTTGCCCTGCGCGTCGAACTGGAACGCGCCAGTGCCGCTCAGACCGTTGATCGCACCGCCGGCGCTGGTAACGCCGAGCGGGCCGCCGAAGATCACGCCGTTGTTCGACAGCGCGAAAATGCGCGAGCCGAAGAACAGCACGTTGGCCGGGTTGCCATCGGCACCGCCAGTGTCAAGGCCGACACCCGGAGCCAGACGGTTCGGGATGTCGACAGTGTTCGGCTGGTTTTCGATTTCGTTCAGGAAGTCCTGACGCTGGGCGTTCAGGATACCGTCGGTGTAGGTGTAGAACGACGAGATCTGCAGGTGACCGCGGCCACCGGCGAACTGGGTCCCGTAGACACCTTCAAAGCGGTAGAAGTGGCCGTCGCCTTCCTCGTAGATACCCGAAGTCGCGTTGAGCGAGAGGCCTTCGTACTTGTCATCGAGGATGAAGTTGACGGTACCGGCGATCGCGTCCGAACCATAGACCGGCGCACCGGCGGTCGAAGCGATGTCGACCGACTTCACCAGCGCGGTCGGGATGATGTTGACGTCAACCTGGTTACCCGGAGCGCCCGGGCCGAACAGCGACGGCGGGTTCGAGGTCACGACGCGGCGACCGTTGATCAGGGTCAGCGTACGGTTCGAGCCGAGGCCGAAGTTGTTGATGAAGTTCACGCCCTGACCGAACGAGGCCTGGTCGCCGTTCGGCGTGACCGAGCCGCGGATCTGCGGGAGGGTGTTCAGCGCGTCAGCGACGTTGATGAAGTTACGCTGATCGATGAATTCACGGTCGATCGTGGTGGTCGGCTCGAACGGCTGCAGGTTCGGGTTGCGAATACGCGAACCGGTGACGACGATGGAGCGCGCTTCTTCAGCCGGTGCGTCGGTGGTGACGACGGCTTCTTCATCCGCGGCGTCCTGCGCGAGCGCCGGGTTCGTCAGCGTGAGGGCGACAACCCCGACGCTGGTAAACAGGCCGATACGACGATCAGCTTGGAAAAACCTTTTCATGCTTGAGAGTCCCTTGTTGAGAGCGGAGCACCCCGCTACCTTCCAATTAAAGGACATTCTCCCTCGGCGCGCAACGCTCCGGGGTGTTCCTGAACAGGAATTCAGAATTAAATTACCCAACGTTGCAGTTTTGCAACATTAGGTCTGAGGCGTTACATCGCCCGTACAGCCGCCGCCCGGCATCCATGCCGCTGGCTTGTTGAGCGCCATGCAACTCTCAAGACGAACCAATCGCCACAAGGTTCCGCGACCGCGCCCGGTTTGGCAGCAAAAAGGAATGTCTGGGCGCGTCGGCCGGGACGGGAAATGCCATTTTTGACCGCTTGATTTGCACCGGGCGCTCCAATAGGCGCTTGGCCAGACGCAAGTGGCGAAGTGAAACTGATTGCCCGGCGCCAGCCAAGGAGAGAGAGATGAGCACAGCTTATATTGTCGAAGCCGTCCGCACCGCCGGTGGGCGGCGTGGCGGCCGTCTGGCCGGGGTTCACCCGGTCGATCTGCTGGCCAAGTCGCTGGATGCCGTGGTCGAGCGTTCGGGCATTGATCCCAAGGCGATCGACGATGTGGTGACGGGCTGCGTGACGCAGGCGGGCGAGCAGGCGATGCAGGTTGGCCGCATGGGCGTGCTGGCGTCGAGGCTGCTGCCCCAGTCCACCCCCGCCGTCACCATCGACCGCCAGTGCGGTTCCAGCCAGCAGGCGATCCAGTTTGCCGCGCAGGCGGTGATGAGCGGCGTGCAGGACGTGGTCATCGCCAGCGGCGTGGAAAGCATGAGCCGCGTGCCGATGGGCTCGAACGCGACTTTCCACATGAAGGAAGGTCTCGGCCATTACATGTCGCCCGAATTGCAGGCGAAGTATCCCGGCATCCAGTTCAGCCAGTTCATGGGTGCCGAGATGATCGTCAAGAAGCACGGCTTCACCAAGGACGATCTCGATCGCTTCGCGCTCTCCAGCCACGAACGCGCGATTGCCGCGACCAAGGCCGGCGCCTTCGAGCGCGAGATCGTGCCGGTGGAAGTCGAGACCCCCGAAGGCACCCAGATGCACACCGTCGATGAAGGCATCCGCTTCGATGCGACGCTGGAAGGCATCGCTGGCGTCAAGCTGCTGTCGCCCGATGGCGCGATCACCGCGGCTTCGGCCAGCCAGATCTGCGACGGTTCCTCGGCGGTGCTGGTGGTGAGCGAAGCGGCGCTGAAGGCCCACGGCCTCACGCCTCTTGCTCGCATCCACAACCTCACCGTGACCGCAGGCGATCCGGTGATCATGCTGGAAGAACCGCTGTTTGCCACTGACCGCGCGCTTGAGCGGGCGGGGATGAAAATGGCCGACATCGACCTTTACGAGGTCAATGAAGCCTTCGCGTCGGTGCCGCTGGCATGGCTCAAGCACACCGGCGCTGATCCGGACAAGCTCAACGTCCATGGCGGCGCGATTGCGCTCGGCCACCCGCTCGGCGCGAGCGGCACCAAGTTGATGGCGACGCTGGTTCACGCGTTGAAGCGCCACGGCAAGAAGTATGGCCTGCAGACGATGTGCGAAGGCGGCGGCGTCGCCAACGTGACCATCATCGAGGCGCTTTAGATTTTTACCGTCACCCCGGCGCAGGCCGGGGCCCAGAGCCGAAAGGCTCCACCCATCCGATCGAGATCCCGGCCTTCGCCGGGATGACGAATTTTGATTGAGAGGAAAATCCAATGGAAGTTTCTGCCAATACCCCCGCCGTCGTCACCGGTGGTGCCTCGGGCCTCGGCGCGGCGACCGCCCGCGCTCTGGCAGCCAAGGGCGCCAAGGTCGCGATCTTCGACATGAACGAGGAAAAGGGCGAAGCCCTGGCGGCCGAAATCGGCGGCATCTTCTGCAAGGTCAATGTGACCAGCGATGAAGACGTCGACGCCGGTTTCGCCAAGGCCCGTGCCGCCCACGGTCAGGAGCGCATCCTCGTCAACTGCGCCGGGATCGGCAACGCGATCAAGACCGCCAGCCGGAGCAAGGAAGACGGCTCGATCAAGCACTTCCCCATCTCGGCCTTCGATTTCGTCATTCAGGTGAACCTGATCGGCACCTTCCGCTGCATCGCCAAGTCGGCTGCGGGCATGATGACCCTCGACCCGATCGACGAATTCGGCGAGCGCGGCGCGATCGTCAATACCGCGAGCGTAGCCGGTGAAGATGGCCAGATCGGGCAGGCGGCCTATTCCGCTTCGAAGGCCGGTGTGATCGGCATGACGCTCCCCATTGCGCGCGACCTCATGAACGAGGGCATCCGCGTCAACACCATCCTGCCGGGCATCTTCGACACCCCGCTGCTCGCCGCCGCGCCGCAGAACGTGCGCGATGCGCTGGCCGCGAGCGTGCCGTTCCCCAAGCGCCTTGGCATCCCGACCGAATATGCCAAGCTCGCCATGACCATGATCGAAACCGGCTATTTCAACGGCGAGGACGTGCGTCTCGACGGCGCGATTAGGATGGCCCCGCGCTAAACCTTTCGGGCGGTCAGGCGAGGCTGCCCGGATGATGAAGCCGCCCGCGCGTATCCCGCGCGGGCGGCTTTTGTTTGAGAGGCTCCTAGATCGGACGCATCCAGTTGTAGAGGAAGCGAGGTATCTGCACACCCGACTGCGCGATCCCGCTTTCGGTCGCTTCGTGATACATTTTGCGCACACCTGCACTGGCGTCCTTGTCGAGGGTGCCGTCGGCTTCCAGCTCCTGCACCGAGCCGAGCATGTCGC includes the following:
- the clpB gene encoding ATP-dependent chaperone ClpB; its protein translation is MNLEKFTDRAKGFLQAAQTVAIRLNHQRITPLHIAKALLEDSEGMAAGLIQRAGGQAPLAATAVDAGLSKIPAVTGSGAQATPGLDNDAVRLLDSAEQLADKAGDSYVTVERMLTALALSQGAAGEALKAAGVTPQNLNTAIEQLRGGKRADSAGAESTYDAMQKFARDLTKAARDGKLDPVIGRDEEIRRTIQILARRTKNNPALIGEPGTGKTAIAEGLALRIANGDVPDSLKGRTLMSLDMGALIAGAKYRGEFEERLKSVLDEVKHAEGQIILFIDEMHTLIGAGASEGSMDASNLLKPALSRGELHCIGATTLDEYQKYVEKDPALQRRFQPVYIDEPTVEDTISILRGIKDKYELHHGVRITDGAIVAAAKLSDRYIQNRFLPDKAIDLMDEAASRIRMEVESKPEEIEALDRRIIQLKIEEQALQKETDQNSKDRLVALREELANLEQQSAELTTRWQNERDKIEAEGKIKEQLDAARLELEQAQREGDLAKAGELSYGTIPALEKQLAEAQGQAANALLREEVTEEDIAGVVSRWTGVPVDKMMEGEREKLLDMENILGRRVIGQSQAIEAVSKAVRRARAGLQDPGRPLGSFLFLGPTGVGKTELTKALAGFLFDDDSAMVRIDMSEFMEKHAVARLIGAPPGYVGYEEGGVLTEAVRRRPYQVVLFDEVEKAHSDVFNVLLQVLDDGRLTDGQGRVVDFSNTLIILTSNLGSQYLANLPDGAEVASVEKDVMDVVRGHFRPEFLNRLDEIILFHRLAQEHMAPIVEIQVGRVQKLLSDRKITLDLTEAALRWLGRVGYDPVYGARPLKRAVQRYLQDPLAEMLLEGKLPDGATLAIDEGDGQLTMQVA
- a CDS encoding M16 family metallopeptidase, whose protein sequence is MTYRFAAASLSALALAIAAPLTPALAQGAPTAAATTPQPTADLPALVSQVKIPYEEFDLANGLKVLVHEDRKAPIVNVTVWYNVGSKDEPKGKTGFAHLFEHLMFNGSENAPDDYFQYLAEIGGTDFNGTTWFDRTNYFQTVPRPALERALWLESDRMGYLLGAVTQEKLDNQRGVVQNEKRQGDNQPGGLVFYEVLKTLFPEGHPYRHSTIGSMADLDAASMEDVRNWFRDNYGPNNATLVIAGDISAAEARPLVEKYFGAIARGPVNEPAMADVPTLAEPVRKTFKDQVAATSITRYWAVEGLTGKDRIALEVGASILGGLASSRLDQELVRDEQLAVGVSASNSAFQRIGILSVSGTLKQGVELATLEKRMDEVVARLITEGPTEDEVRRAVTSTLARTIRGLEQVGGFTGKAQTLAEGRVMTGDPAFYATEFETLAKLTPAEVRDAMARWMTRPAMTVVLEPGPRDATYEEAASVKADGANASERDRAAETISVSVERPKPPVDSVAELDFPAIERATLNNGMKVTYARRTAVPATYVAMSFDAGSAADPADKAGLEGLTLSLYNEGTAKLTSQQIAEAKERLGATISVGGGDDRSTFTLSALTANLAPSLDLMRQIMREPAFNPDDLERVRNQTIVSLRQQMKSPQGIAQRTLTPELFGAETPYGGVSTVESVGSITRDDLIAFKDSWIRPDNGEVFVISDRPLAEVMKELNAVFGDWKAPASAKGTKQFAATTAAEGNRIILVNRPNSPQSIIVGAQVTPLDAGDQAFIDFNSANNSLGGNFLARLNMNLRETKGWSYGVRGGSQARENAVVYSISGGVQADRTGDSLAEMIRETREFLTEKGVTTEELERTQANEVGGLPGRFETSPAVLGAMQSNALFGRPETSPQCLAPCSRTLCSAAPTTIRKSWPASTAPRPLKASMRPPAPRLQPTSSCGSSSAMPARCAHSSNRSACRSSSGRWKASKPHSFSALRSKSG
- a CDS encoding acylase, producing MIWVKRGAFALVGVLVLAVVGLASWEPFFASAANAPGQGRVYSAEIIRDDFGVPHIYGKTDADTAYGVAIAHAEDDFFTLQDVVAMARGRYGAIAGEDGARVDYVYHLIDARGTAEREYPKLPADTRALFEAYAAGLNQYAAKHPGEVKLANLFPVAGIDVAAGFALRQPFFFGLDSVIGPLVAGEDLRREHGPDIPGFPRDPLPVAAPAPATARQQARALVLPLGEDAEHLGSNAFAVAPQKGGGTTTLISNSHQPLRGGVAWYELVVESGEGWHFAGANFPGSPFPFLGHNEHLGWTNTVNTPDMIDVYQLEVDESGMHYRLDGEWRDLESRWVTLPVKVGPVVLPIRREVLRSVHGPVIRNDKGAFAIRYGGIGRLEQLDAYYRINKATSFEEWEAQLARLAIPSTNFIYADKTGTIAYVYNAAIPARPEGVEANWRSVLPGDRSDLIWQGAVDYAALPRIVNPASGWLYNSNNTPFTAAGSGSDLDPQAFSPVMGIELKQTNRSWRAYKLLSEARVLDRKTLEAIKYDTGYERLGYVARLFDGLETMEARGRLAEARDLLLSWDFTADGKGRADALALLVIRDFMSADYSNKPFPDVTEKLGAASDHLMTHFGRLDPPMGELLRLRQGGLDLPLDGGSDTLRASTTWDVAEDGRLSLKHGDSFIMWIEWQPGQRVTSRSVQPFGAATTRPRSPHYTDQMRLFVDHRLKPVYFWRDDLLAKASSRRTVTSAR